In bacterium, a genomic segment contains:
- a CDS encoding ABC transporter permease — protein sequence MIRYIARRTVQMFVLFIIFLTLTFLLLTALPGDTVKQRFATNPNIPPEAAQLAIERLGLDKPLWEQYTSYMWNFFRGDFGFSFLQYPRPVSDIILERLPRTLVLFLTVLVSYYILGFVAGKFIAWRRGRRGEHAITIGSVFLYTVFYPWFALMLIWFFAFYADVVPINKFLDPQEWVDAPFSSNHVFMVIFGVMLVSGIAALTLWIVSRRIRDSDLRRRTVWVGYGALAVVMLWFWYLSDFGSARRLYAGDILHHMILPVVTITLISFAGIMLLTRSSMLETMREDFILTARAKGLAEKTVRDRHAARTALLPVTTSLVIAVATVIDGGIITETVYSWPGMGELLFTSVVGQDTNLAIAAFSFVGVMAMVGHLVVDILYVFLDPRIRVTGGVTMPEPVR from the coding sequence CGCTCACCTTCCTGCTTCTCACCGCCCTGCCCGGCGATACCGTCAAGCAGCGGTTCGCCACCAATCCCAACATCCCGCCGGAGGCGGCGCAGCTGGCCATCGAGCGTCTCGGTCTCGACAAGCCGCTGTGGGAGCAGTACACCAGCTACATGTGGAACTTCTTCCGCGGAGACTTCGGGTTCTCCTTCCTCCAGTACCCGCGGCCGGTCTCCGACATCATCCTGGAGCGACTGCCGCGGACCCTGGTGCTGTTCCTCACGGTGCTGGTGAGTTACTACATCCTCGGGTTCGTGGCCGGTAAGTTCATCGCCTGGAGGCGGGGCCGGAGGGGCGAGCATGCCATAACCATCGGCAGCGTGTTCCTCTACACGGTGTTCTACCCCTGGTTCGCGCTGATGCTGATCTGGTTCTTCGCCTTCTATGCCGACGTGGTGCCGATAAACAAGTTCCTCGACCCTCAGGAGTGGGTGGACGCTCCCTTCAGTTCCAACCATGTGTTCATGGTGATATTCGGGGTGATGCTGGTGAGCGGGATTGCCGCGCTCACGCTGTGGATAGTGTCCCGCCGCATCAGGGACTCCGACCTGCGGAGGAGGACCGTGTGGGTGGGTTACGGCGCGCTGGCCGTGGTGATGCTCTGGTTCTGGTACCTCAGCGACTTCGGGTCGGCCCGGCGCCTGTACGCCGGGGACATCCTGCACCACATGATCCTCCCGGTTGTCACGATCACGCTGATCAGCTTCGCCGGGATCATGCTCCTGACCCGGAGTTCCATGCTGGAGACCATGCGCGAGGACTTCATCCTGACCGCCCGCGCCAAGGGCCTGGCGGAGAAGACGGTACGCGACCGCCACGCCGCCCGCACCGCCCTGCTCCCGGTCACCACCAGCCTGGTGATCGCGGTGGCCACCGTCATCGACGGGGGGATCATCACCGAGACCGTCTACTCGTGGCCGGGCATGGGAGAGCTGCTCTTCACGTCGGTGGTCGGGCAGGACACGAACCTGGCTATCGCCGCCTTCTCGTTCGTGGGCGTCATGGCCATGGTCGGGCACCTGGTGGTGGACATCCTCTACGTGTTCCTCGACCCCCGCATCAGGGTGACGGGGGGGGTGACGATGCCGGAACCCGTGCGATGA
- a CDS encoding ABC transporter permease, whose product MTDLLEARPATPVAAKGSLWRIRANLVWAGVTNNWNLFRANRVGIVGLAIILFFALMALIHPVLMSGMRWYSGAALFLLIWPVVAWVVWPLLGRLRHERRVTLPLTVGITAALLVVAGVTLGGVWDAGTYHPVVGNEANPPVLYRTVVNEVADPATEMSIREALLYSNPDGSPLLLGDVAEIREQPTGPYGRHWLGTDPLGRDILSQLMKGAQGAFLLGMVAALVTVLFATSVGAVAAYLGGWIDSFFMRLADLLLMLPALAIFIVMSSVFRFELWHLAILIGVLSGFGGVAIVLKSQALAVKVKPFIEAARVAGGSTFRVITVHVIPNVMPLSFLYMMFTVTAAIQTEAILSFLGLLNIDMSWGLMIELARNQGYFLTGMRFWWLVFPAGLCVSLLAAAFFLVGRAMDEVVNPRLRKR is encoded by the coding sequence ATGACGGATCTGCTCGAAGCCCGGCCGGCGACCCCCGTGGCCGCGAAGGGTTCGCTGTGGAGGATCCGGGCCAACCTGGTGTGGGCCGGCGTGACCAACAACTGGAACCTGTTCCGAGCCAACCGGGTCGGCATCGTGGGTCTGGCCATCATCCTGTTCTTCGCGCTGATGGCCCTCATACATCCCGTTCTGATGTCCGGCATGCGCTGGTACTCCGGCGCCGCGCTGTTCCTGCTGATCTGGCCGGTCGTGGCCTGGGTGGTCTGGCCGCTGTTGGGTCGCCTTCGCCACGAGCGGAGGGTCACCCTCCCGCTCACGGTCGGAATCACAGCCGCCCTGCTGGTGGTGGCAGGGGTGACGCTCGGTGGAGTGTGGGATGCCGGTACCTACCACCCCGTGGTGGGGAACGAGGCGAACCCGCCGGTCCTGTACAGGACGGTGGTCAACGAGGTCGCGGACCCGGCGACGGAGATGTCGATACGCGAGGCGCTGCTCTACTCGAACCCTGACGGATCTCCTCTGCTCCTCGGAGACGTCGCCGAGATCCGGGAGCAACCCACAGGTCCCTACGGCCGGCACTGGCTCGGAACCGACCCGCTGGGGCGCGACATCCTGTCCCAACTCATGAAGGGCGCCCAGGGAGCGTTCCTGCTGGGAATGGTGGCGGCCCTGGTCACCGTCCTCTTCGCCACCTCGGTCGGCGCAGTGGCCGCCTATCTGGGTGGCTGGATCGACTCGTTCTTCATGCGGCTGGCCGACCTGTTGCTGATGCTCCCCGCGCTGGCCATCTTCATCGTGATGAGTTCGGTGTTTCGCTTCGAGCTGTGGCACCTGGCCATCCTGATCGGGGTGCTGTCGGGATTCGGCGGAGTGGCCATCGTCCTCAAGTCGCAGGCCCTGGCGGTGAAGGTCAAGCCCTTCATCGAGGCCGCCCGGGTGGCGGGTGGCTCCACGTTCCGTGTCATAACCGTCCACGTGATACCCAACGTGATGCCGCTCAGCTTCCTGTACATGATGTTCACCGTCACCGCCGCCATCCAGACCGAGGCGATCCTCTCCTTCCTCGGCCTGCTCAACATCGACATGAGCTGGGGGTTGATGATCGAACTGGCCAGAAACCAGGGTTACTTCCTCACCGGCATGCGCTTCTGGTGGCTGGTGTTCCCCGCCGGGTTGTGCGTGTCCCTCCTCGCCGCCGCGTTCTTCCTGGTCGGCCGGGCCATGGACGAGGTGGTCAATCCCAGGCTGAGGAAACGATGA
- a CDS encoding FHA domain-containing protein has translation MDDSHPAPDVTGRQPGEDATSPGDVTEVLDLFDDEGNPIGTGRPGSEEGGPSYKLIVRSGQQAGRSWRVPSGDTRIGRHPYNDIALDHITVSRSHCLLTLDDTGMTLTDLGSTNGTYVNGRRAESTTILPGDELMIGMFRLLLARGR, from the coding sequence ATGGATGACTCGCACCCGGCGCCGGACGTGACCGGTCGCCAGCCCGGTGAGGATGCCACCTCTCCGGGGGACGTTACCGAGGTCCTCGATCTCTTCGATGACGAGGGGAACCCCATCGGGACCGGCCGGCCCGGGTCGGAGGAGGGCGGCCCGTCCTACAAGCTGATAGTGCGAAGCGGCCAGCAGGCCGGACGGTCATGGCGGGTACCGTCCGGCGACACCCGGATCGGGCGCCATCCGTACAACGACATCGCCCTCGACCACATCACCGTCTCCCGGAGCCATTGCCTGCTAACGCTCGATGACACGGGAATGACCCTCACCGATCTGGGATCCACCAACGGGACCTACGTGAACGGCAGGCGCGCTGAGAGCACAACCATCCTTCCCGGCGACGAGCTGATGATCGGGATGTTCCGGCTCCTGCTGGCCCGGGGACGATGA
- a CDS encoding lysophospholipase, which translates to MTAPPATSMEIVTTRGGVTELRRRWEAEDPWASLLIVHGLAEHSGRYRNVGARLAAAGIDTHAFDLMGFGASGGTRADVAHWHTYLFQLSDNLARLPDRGLPRVVLGHSVGGLLTIDYAMSRHRQPDLVVLNAPAVDAVVPAWKRRASPILAGLVPTLTLANPIDPYQIFSDPATTAGYLADPLLEPRTTVRLGAHLLSAMDRVTASVDRFTAPCLLTHGADDTLVPPATSVALGRLPNVERRLYPGTRHASLQEPAGGMILDDIVAWIRAMTGNS; encoded by the coding sequence ATGACCGCCCCGCCCGCCACCAGCATGGAGATCGTCACCACCCGCGGCGGTGTCACCGAGTTGCGCCGCCGATGGGAAGCCGAGGATCCATGGGCCTCCCTCCTGATCGTCCACGGCTTGGCAGAGCACTCGGGGCGCTACCGGAACGTCGGCGCCCGGTTGGCGGCAGCCGGTATCGACACCCACGCCTTCGACCTCATGGGCTTCGGAGCGTCAGGGGGGACCCGGGCCGACGTAGCGCACTGGCACACCTACCTGTTCCAGCTGTCGGACAACCTGGCCCGGTTGCCGGACCGTGGCCTTCCGAGAGTGGTGCTGGGCCACTCCGTCGGGGGCCTGCTCACCATCGACTACGCCATGTCGCGCCATCGCCAACCCGATCTGGTGGTCCTCAATGCGCCCGCCGTGGACGCGGTAGTGCCGGCCTGGAAACGGAGGGCCTCCCCAATCCTGGCCGGGCTGGTTCCCACCCTGACCCTCGCCAACCCGATAGACCCCTACCAGATATTCAGTGACCCCGCCACAACCGCCGGCTACCTCGCCGACCCACTGCTGGAACCCCGCACCACGGTCCGGCTGGGCGCCCACCTGCTCAGCGCCATGGACCGGGTCACCGCATCCGTCGACCGCTTCACCGCCCCCTGCCTGCTGACGCACGGCGCGGACGACACTCTCGTGCCACCGGCAACGAGCGTCGCGCTGGGTCGGCTTCCCAACGTCGAGCGGCGACTGTACCCGGGCACCCGGCACGCCTCCCTGCAGGAGCCGGCAGGCGGGATGATCCTTGATGACATCGTGGCATGGATCCGGGCCATGACCGGGAACTCCTAG
- a CDS encoding MerR family transcriptional regulator: MDRDTNTEDPTVGMEGYRAPQVCKLAGITYRQLDYWDRTELLQPSLIAAQGSGTQRLYSFSDLVRLRVIKGLLDTGLHLNRIRQAVEWLREQEIDQPLSEANLISDGATILASFDREGTQEYLMDALQRGQGVFAIAVGRIQRDLEGELLDFAPSAVQAELPFAELQSDPEAATS, from the coding sequence ATGGACCGAGATACCAACACCGAGGACCCGACCGTGGGGATGGAGGGCTACCGGGCGCCCCAGGTTTGCAAGCTGGCCGGCATCACCTATCGACAGCTCGACTACTGGGACCGCACCGAGTTGCTGCAGCCTTCATTGATAGCGGCGCAGGGATCCGGGACCCAGCGGCTCTACTCCTTCTCCGACCTCGTCCGGCTACGGGTCATCAAGGGTCTCCTCGACACAGGCCTCCACCTCAACCGGATCCGGCAGGCGGTCGAATGGCTCCGCGAGCAGGAGATCGACCAGCCGCTCTCCGAAGCCAACCTGATCAGCGACGGCGCCACCATCCTGGCCAGCTTCGACCGCGAGGGAACCCAGGAGTACCTGATGGACGCTCTCCAACGCGGTCAGGGAGTATTCGCCATCGCCGTGGGGCGGATTCAACGTGACCTCGAGGGTGAGTTGCTGGACTTCGCTCCGAGCGCGGTGCAGGCCGAGCTCCCTTTTGCTGAGCTCCAATCCGATCCCGAGGCGGCCACCAGCTGA
- a CDS encoding ABC transporter ATP-binding protein, whose product MSATPASRPPRLNLPAIVLGVAVIALLNSWLGAWITPAEDQYRPGYLVILVALLLPGFLGALVSGLAARHRFPTHGLMAGLGMFFVELIWGAVGGELAIGTVIVRALGFASGAALGGQAAGRMAGYLRSARAEAADRVARTSETAPLLEVDSLSMHYRTSIGWVSAVDGVSFELRKGEALGLVGESGCGKTSVAMSLLRLLPENAEFRGGSVRLNGIDLLDMTEDEMRSRRWSDIAMVFQGAMNAWNPVYTVYEQIREAMVTHFGGDLTEEQIRDRVGELFDLVGLNRAMVDRYPHEFSGGMRQRAIIAMALSCDPQVIIADEPTTALDVIVQDQILQELKQVQTALGMSIIYISHDIAVIAEVTEAMGVMYAGRLVELGPTAEVFSRPRHPYTYLLLRSTPSVTGPRRVLAPLEGEPPNLVDPPTGCRFHPRCPYADQRCREENPAMEVIDPQSGHGVACWNWTSVPVRIGKGVEA is encoded by the coding sequence ATGAGCGCAACCCCGGCCTCCCGTCCGCCCCGGCTGAACCTGCCGGCGATCGTCCTCGGGGTCGCCGTCATCGCGTTGCTCAACTCTTGGTTGGGAGCGTGGATAACCCCCGCGGAGGACCAGTACCGGCCCGGGTACCTGGTGATCCTGGTGGCCTTGCTGCTGCCGGGATTCCTCGGCGCCCTCGTTTCCGGTCTGGCCGCCCGTCATCGGTTCCCCACCCACGGGCTGATGGCCGGGCTGGGTATGTTCTTCGTCGAGCTCATCTGGGGCGCGGTCGGGGGCGAATTGGCCATCGGTACGGTCATCGTGCGCGCTCTGGGATTCGCCTCAGGAGCAGCACTGGGCGGGCAAGCGGCAGGCCGGATGGCGGGCTACCTACGTTCCGCCCGGGCCGAGGCCGCGGATCGGGTCGCCAGGACCTCGGAAACCGCCCCGCTCCTGGAGGTGGACAGCCTCAGCATGCATTACAGGACCAGCATCGGATGGGTATCCGCGGTCGACGGGGTCAGCTTCGAGCTGCGCAAGGGCGAGGCACTGGGACTGGTGGGGGAGTCCGGTTGTGGCAAGACCTCGGTCGCGATGTCGCTCCTGCGGTTGTTACCCGAGAACGCCGAGTTCCGAGGCGGATCTGTACGTCTCAACGGGATCGACCTCCTCGACATGACCGAGGACGAGATGAGAAGCCGCCGCTGGTCGGACATCGCCATGGTCTTCCAGGGCGCCATGAACGCATGGAACCCCGTGTACACCGTCTACGAGCAGATCCGGGAGGCGATGGTCACCCACTTCGGGGGCGACCTGACAGAGGAACAGATCCGGGACCGGGTCGGCGAGTTGTTCGACCTGGTCGGCTTGAACCGGGCGATGGTGGATCGTTACCCGCACGAGTTCTCGGGGGGCATGCGGCAGCGGGCGATCATCGCGATGGCCCTATCGTGCGATCCCCAGGTAATCATCGCGGACGAACCGACCACCGCCCTCGACGTCATAGTGCAGGACCAGATCCTTCAGGAGTTGAAGCAGGTCCAGACCGCACTGGGAATGAGCATCATCTACATCTCCCACGACATCGCGGTCATCGCCGAGGTGACCGAGGCGATGGGCGTGATGTACGCGGGCCGCCTCGTGGAGCTGGGCCCGACCGCGGAGGTGTTCTCCCGGCCCCGCCATCCCTACACCTACCTGCTGCTGCGGTCCACCCCGTCGGTGACCGGGCCCCGCCGCGTGCTGGCGCCGCTCGAGGGTGAGCCGCCCAACCTGGTCGATCCGCCCACGGGATGCCGGTTCCATCCCCGATGCCCTTATGCCGACCAGCGGTGCCGGGAGGAGAACCCGGCCATGGAGGTCATCGATCCACAGTCCGGCCATGGCGTCGCCTGCTGGAACTGGACGAGCGTCCCGGTCCGGATAGGCAAGGGTGTAGAGGCATGA
- a CDS encoding MerR family transcriptional regulator, protein MTDSPTLTIGRVRELLNDEFPDVTTSKIRFLETNGLVHPARSPSGYRHFRQSDVDRLRFILRQQRDHFLPLKVIKSQLTRLERGEIPGGGVEPEEPLPVPEIADETFSLNELARRSDLTPAQVRQLLDHGLLAPLNTEGPHQFTTGDVAVARQCGVLLAEGLEPRHIRQVRQGVSRQVELLDRLTLAMRLSPSRASRRQAARTLSRGAEAIRLLSQSFLQADVKRLLGED, encoded by the coding sequence ATGACCGATTCTCCGACCCTCACCATCGGCCGGGTCCGGGAGCTGCTCAACGACGAGTTCCCCGACGTGACCACCTCCAAGATCCGATTCCTCGAGACCAACGGCCTCGTCCATCCGGCCCGGTCGCCGTCCGGATACCGGCATTTCCGCCAGTCCGACGTCGACCGGCTCCGCTTCATCCTTCGCCAGCAGCGCGACCACTTCCTTCCCCTCAAGGTCATCAAGTCGCAGCTGACCCGGCTCGAGAGGGGCGAGATACCGGGCGGCGGGGTGGAACCCGAGGAGCCGCTACCGGTCCCGGAGATCGCCGACGAGACATTCAGCCTGAACGAACTGGCCCGACGGTCCGACCTGACCCCCGCCCAGGTTCGCCAACTCCTCGACCACGGCCTGCTGGCCCCGCTCAACACCGAGGGCCCCCACCAGTTCACCACCGGGGACGTGGCCGTGGCCCGCCAGTGCGGGGTGCTGCTCGCGGAGGGTCTCGAACCCCGGCACATCCGCCAGGTTCGCCAGGGCGTCTCCCGCCAGGTCGAACTGCTCGACAGGCTCACCCTCGCCATGCGCCTGAGCCCGAGCCGGGCCAGCCGGCGCCAGGCCGCCAGGACCTTGAGCCGGGGGGCCGAGGCGATCCGGCTGCTCTCCCAGTCCTTCCTCCAGGCGGACGTAAAGCGGCTCCTCGGCGAGGACTGA
- a CDS encoding bifunctional nuclease family protein: MSESVPMDLIGVRIEYPTNQPIVLLRESHGKRFLAIWIGAMEATAIAYALEGVDTPRPFTHDLLRITTEVLGGQVTRVTVTELRDSVYYADLVLSRDGEEIHVSSRPSDAIALAARTGAPVFATPEVLDDAGIEIKDDHQEAEVEAFREFLEDLSPEDFRTG, from the coding sequence ATGAGCGAGTCGGTTCCCATGGATCTCATCGGGGTCAGGATCGAGTACCCGACCAACCAGCCGATAGTCCTGCTGCGCGAGTCGCACGGTAAGCGCTTTCTCGCCATCTGGATCGGGGCCATGGAAGCCACCGCCATCGCCTACGCCCTCGAGGGCGTCGACACCCCCCGCCCGTTCACCCACGACCTGCTGCGGATCACGACCGAGGTCTTGGGGGGACAGGTGACCCGGGTGACGGTGACCGAGCTACGGGACAGCGTCTACTACGCAGACCTGGTTCTCTCACGGGACGGTGAGGAGATCCATGTCAGCTCCCGCCCCTCCGACGCCATCGCCCTGGCCGCCCGTACCGGAGCGCCGGTATTCGCCACTCCGGAGGTCCTTGACGACGCCGGCATCGAGATCAAGGACGATCACCAGGAGGCGGAGGTGGAAGCGTTCCGGGAGTTCCTCGAAGATCTCTCGCCCGAGGACTTCAGAACCGGCTAG
- a CDS encoding D-alanyl-D-alanine carboxypeptidase: MRRLRAGALLAATSLAVLLVAAPPGRAHHPTDLGLLAPDPPEVTAEAWIVYDDTYGQVLAEMDADSRRSVASVTKILTALVVLETVGGDDLVTITHTAASVGESEIGLVAGEAAWTVEELLAALILRSANDAAVALAQHVGGSVAGFAELMNREATRLGLTDSNFVNPHGLDHADHYSSARDILRISVAAMQSPAFSRIAATRSFSLPPTPEGESRVAVNRNDLLATYPGTLGIKTGYTGRALQTLSAVAQRDQRRIYVVVLGSQDHFADVTLLLDYGFGGFGPLTLVPATSDLSRPLAGGVAAQPGTDFEVFPARAEQPPPDTVEPVAADAPGTGTGPSAVDPEAEVPAAPVTQRIERQVELPGIRDALAWVWKYWQGLRGEQ; the protein is encoded by the coding sequence ATGCGAAGACTTCGGGCAGGTGCTCTGCTCGCAGCAACCAGCCTGGCGGTCCTGCTCGTAGCGGCCCCGCCCGGCCGGGCCCACCATCCAACGGACCTGGGGCTACTCGCACCGGATCCTCCGGAGGTCACGGCCGAGGCATGGATCGTGTACGACGACACCTACGGCCAGGTACTGGCCGAGATGGACGCCGACTCCCGCCGCTCGGTCGCCTCGGTCACCAAGATACTGACCGCTCTGGTGGTGCTCGAGACCGTGGGCGGGGACGACCTCGTCACCATCACCCATACGGCCGCCTCGGTGGGCGAGTCGGAGATCGGCCTGGTGGCGGGAGAGGCGGCCTGGACGGTCGAGGAGCTCCTGGCAGCCCTGATCCTCCGCAGCGCCAACGATGCGGCTGTGGCGCTTGCCCAGCACGTGGGCGGGTCGGTAGCGGGGTTCGCGGAGTTGATGAACCGGGAGGCCACCCGGCTCGGCCTCACCGACTCCAACTTCGTCAACCCGCACGGCCTCGATCACGCCGACCACTACAGCTCGGCCCGCGACATTCTCCGCATCTCCGTCGCCGCGATGCAGAGCCCGGCGTTCTCCCGGATCGCCGCCACCCGGAGCTTCAGCCTCCCGCCCACACCGGAAGGGGAGTCGCGGGTGGCCGTCAACCGCAACGACCTGCTCGCCACCTATCCGGGCACGCTCGGCATCAAGACCGGCTACACCGGCCGCGCCCTCCAGACGCTCTCGGCGGTGGCCCAGCGGGATCAACGCCGGATCTACGTGGTGGTGTTGGGCTCCCAGGATCACTTCGCCGATGTCACCCTGCTGCTCGACTACGGCTTCGGCGGCTTCGGGCCGTTGACCCTGGTCCCGGCCACATCCGACCTGAGCCGGCCGCTGGCAGGCGGTGTCGCCGCACAGCCCGGTACCGACTTCGAGGTCTTCCCGGCTCGGGCGGAGCAGCCTCCGCCGGATACCGTGGAGCCGGTGGCCGCCGATGCGCCGGGGACCGGAACCGGCCCGTCCGCTGTCGACCCTGAAGCCGAGGTTCCCGCCGCTCCCGTGACCCAGCGCATTGAACGTCAGGTAGAGCTTCCGGGTATCCGCGACGCGCTGGCATGGGTATGGAAGTACTGGCAAGGACTGAGGGGCGAACAATGA
- the hpt gene encoding hypoxanthine phosphoribosyltransferase, with product MIAAEAISEGDITERIAELGERIAHDYRGLRPVLVCVLSGSLVFLADLIRQIPIECEADFLGLTKFGEGGRVRVAMDTATNLAARHVLIVEDIVDTGLTLRLLRQMMEERDCASLQTVSLLDRTTRRIVDVPIEYRGFEVGDEFLVGYGLDWKGEFRNLRSLWAILDFASFAADPSALVPIAEPARRE from the coding sequence ATGATCGCTGCGGAGGCGATAAGCGAAGGCGACATCACCGAGCGCATCGCGGAGTTGGGAGAACGCATCGCCCACGACTACCGGGGCCTGCGGCCCGTGCTGGTGTGCGTGCTGTCGGGATCCCTGGTGTTCCTGGCAGACCTGATCCGCCAGATCCCCATCGAGTGCGAGGCCGACTTTCTCGGGCTGACCAAGTTCGGGGAGGGTGGCCGGGTACGCGTGGCGATGGACACCGCCACCAATCTCGCCGCCCGTCACGTGCTCATCGTGGAGGACATCGTGGACACCGGCCTCACGCTCCGCCTGCTCCGTCAGATGATGGAGGAACGCGATTGCGCCAGCCTCCAGACGGTATCGCTCCTGGACCGGACCACCCGGCGTATCGTTGACGTACCCATCGAGTACCGGGGCTTCGAGGTTGGGGATGAGTTCCTGGTGGGGTACGGTCTCGACTGGAAGGGCGAGTTCCGCAACCTGCGATCCTTGTGGGCCATCCTCGATTTTGCCTCCTTCGCGGCCGACCCGTCCGCACTGGTGCCCATTGCAGAGCCGGCTCGTCGTGAATAG
- a CDS encoding CDP-alcohol phosphatidyltransferase family protein, with amino-acid sequence MSEATTDQPATQDAGLWTVPNLISVLRILALPVFLWVLLGLDRPFLAAVLLGLISVTDLLDGMLARRLDQVSEIGKMLDPVADRLVVFAGVVGGMAAGLVPLWLGGSLLVREAIIGPTTIYYLVRRNIRVPVRRMGKTATALIFFAVPFYYLTATSFMPLFWEVVATILGVLGLILYLIVTWRYLGDLRRARG; translated from the coding sequence GTGAGCGAGGCAACAACCGACCAGCCGGCTACCCAGGATGCCGGACTCTGGACCGTGCCCAACCTGATCTCCGTCCTGAGGATCCTGGCCCTGCCCGTCTTCCTGTGGGTGTTGCTGGGTCTCGACCGCCCGTTCCTGGCCGCCGTTCTCCTCGGATTGATATCGGTGACCGACCTGCTCGACGGCATGCTGGCCCGTCGTCTGGACCAGGTGTCCGAGATCGGCAAGATGCTCGATCCGGTGGCGGACCGGCTAGTGGTCTTCGCAGGCGTGGTGGGCGGAATGGCGGCGGGTCTGGTCCCGCTGTGGCTGGGGGGGTCCCTGCTCGTCCGGGAGGCGATCATCGGACCCACCACCATCTATTACCTGGTACGCCGCAACATCCGGGTGCCGGTCCGGCGGATGGGTAAGACCGCCACCGCCCTCATCTTCTTCGCGGTGCCCTTCTACTACCTGACCGCTACCAGCTTCATGCCCCTCTTCTGGGAGGTCGTGGCCACGATCCTCGGTGTGCTGGGCCTGATCCTGTACCTCATCGTGACCTGGCGCTATCTGGGCGATCTGCGCCGTGCTCGGGGGTGA
- a CDS encoding ATP-binding cassette domain-containing protein, which yields MTRPLVRVENLTKRFPIARNAFSRATEYVHAVDGISFDIAPGETLGLVGESGCGKSTTGKLMVKLLEAGSGRIMIEADGEMVDMAGITDKDDLRRFRRRVQMIFQDPFESLNPRRTVYDTIAEPLTVQRIGSVREREERAMQLLELVGLTPPSTFLFRYPHELSGGQRQRIAIARALVVDPAFVVADEPTSMLDVSIRISIMDLMLKLAEQLDVSYLYITHDLAVARYMCDRIAVMYLGKIVEMGETEQILSNPQHPYTRALLASVPVPDPAHQREGADIRGGISKAIDPPPRCRFIDRCPMAADICRSSDHPPLEEANPGHLVACYRWEDVPV from the coding sequence ATGACGCGGCCACTGGTCAGGGTCGAGAACCTGACCAAGCGGTTCCCGATCGCCCGCAATGCCTTCAGCCGGGCAACCGAATACGTCCACGCGGTGGACGGGATCAGCTTCGACATCGCCCCGGGCGAGACCCTTGGCCTGGTGGGGGAGTCGGGTTGCGGCAAGAGCACCACCGGGAAGCTGATGGTGAAGCTGCTCGAGGCCGGCTCCGGACGGATCATGATCGAGGCGGACGGCGAGATGGTCGACATGGCCGGCATCACCGACAAGGATGACCTGCGACGCTTCCGGCGCCGGGTGCAGATGATCTTCCAGGATCCGTTCGAGTCGCTCAACCCGCGGCGCACCGTGTACGACACGATCGCGGAGCCCCTGACCGTGCAGCGCATCGGGAGCGTGAGGGAACGCGAGGAACGGGCGATGCAGCTCCTGGAGCTGGTAGGGCTGACGCCGCCATCGACCTTCCTGTTCCGCTACCCGCACGAGCTGTCGGGAGGGCAGAGGCAGCGGATCGCCATCGCCCGGGCATTGGTGGTCGATCCGGCCTTCGTAGTGGCCGACGAACCCACCTCCATGCTCGACGTCTCGATCCGGATCTCGATCATGGACCTGATGCTGAAGCTGGCTGAGCAACTGGACGTCTCGTACCTGTACATAACCCATGACCTGGCGGTGGCGCGCTACATGTGCGACCGGATCGCGGTCATGTATCTCGGCAAGATCGTGGAGATGGGGGAGACGGAGCAAATCCTCAGCAACCCGCAGCATCCCTACACAAGGGCATTGCTGGCTTCCGTGCCGGTTCCCGATCCCGCCCACCAACGGGAGGGCGCGGACATCCGCGGCGGGATATCCAAGGCGATCGACCCGCCACCCAGGTGCCGCTTCATCGATCGGTGTCCGATGGCCGCCGACATCTGCCGCTCCAGCGACCATCCACCCCTCGAGGAGGCCAACCCCGGCCATTTGGTAGCTTGCTACCGATGGGAGGACGTGCCGGTGTGA